AAGGTACAAAGTAGAAATTGTGGTAACACAGAGGATAATCAACTCTGTTTGAAGGTAAGTTTTAGGTTGGGCTTCCTGGAAGTAGATCCTTCCAGAATGAACTCAGGAGAAAGCCATGCAGCAGGATGGGGCCAGTGAAGGAACCAAGCAAGGAAGTGGTTTAAGGCAAAGTCTCACCTTCgctagataaaaaaaatatagtctCTGGATCATAAAACTCACTGCTTTTGTTCTTCTGTATCCCTGGACTTTGGCTGTCTCAGTTGGCCAAGGATAATCCTTCTGAAAAGGTCACAGACATAAGCCGTCAGCTGCCGTATACTCACAAGCAGCTGTGTCCTGCTGGTCAAGTGGATCTGGGCAAAGCACCAAAAGCATCTACTAAAAGAGGGTTATAAGAACTAGATTATCACTTTGCACAACCTAACATCTGAGCATATTTCCTCTTAAGGAAAAGTATAAAGGTAGATGGGAGATAAGGTTCTACTTTGTATGATGCTTCCCATTTTCTGAGCGTGGTCCTACAGCTTTCCAAGTATGTTACTGGATGTCtttcagaaaatttattttcGCTTTGATTAGCCAGAGTTGAATTTTGTGATTTGAGATCCCAGAAAGGTACAGAGAACTGTGCCCTGACCACAGTATTATTTCTAGTGCCAAACATAACATAGAACATGTCACAGAACTCAACATGATTCGTTGAAGGAATAACTATTTggcttaaaaaatttaaaaatgtatggttGCTCCTGCCTTAGAATGTTTTCAtttagacttatttatttatacttctaaaatatatttaagtataaacTAAATACTTTTAGTTCCCAATAAACTTCATAGAAGAATTGAACTTTTGGGATGAGAAAAATCATGCACAGAAAATTATATCAcaggaaaaaagagaataaatcttCTTGGTCCATGAGGTACAGTTGATAtcatatataatgaattataaaCCAAAAGCAACATTATAAAGTGTAAACATTGAAATGCAGATAAAATGAAAGAAGTCTATTCCACCTCATACAAGGCAGTAGCTTtgcatattaataaaatttaaatgcctCACAGCAAGAAAATGATTGGAATAGATTGCAATGACTTAAAAATGAGTACACTTTAAATAGTCTCTGTGATGAATATGTAATTACGGAGAATCAGTCAAAAAAGGTTAGTCAGGAATTGTTCCACTCTGATGCTCCCAGAAGCTGGATGACTGATGGCCTTCAATTAACAAAGGCACAATGAGAGACAGGCTAAACTGAAGACGCAAAGTCGGACAGGTTGACTTGCTGCAATACACAAAGATGTTAGCCTGGAGATTGACAATCGCAATTCTAGTAAGTGTGGCTGTTGGGGATATgtgtaaaatattacaaatatctGAATCATTCTAGAATATTTATTGAGAGTGAACAAAGCAAAAGGAAATAGGAAAGGTAAATAGATGAGTAAATGAAGTTGAAAAAAGCTTGAACTATATGGTGGCTGTAGGCAAATTAAGAGCAGTGGcaaattactataaaatatagtttggcaaagattttccaTAAAAGACTAGATGGTAAATGTCTTAGCATTTGCTGGCCAAGTGGTCTCTGTGGAAACGAATTCATCTGTTGCGTAAAAGCAATCCTAGAAATAGGTAAGTGAAGTGAGGGGCTGTGTTCTAATATTTTCTtatcaaaaaagaatgaaaggtggggctggggatatagctcaattgatagagtgcttgtctcacatgtacaaggccctgggttcaatccccagcaccacacaccaaaaaaatgggggggggaaaTTTGATGGCTATTGCAGGCTGATGTTTTCTGACCTAtgctataaaaaaaaagtatatgaggAATTACAGCAATGGATAAAAGctaatgtgtatgtgtatatgtgtgatcAATAATTATTGATTCAACAATAATTGTTGAAGTTACAGTAATCTTTTATTGTACTTGGTCTAGTACTTACATGAGAATATAGCTGAGCAAGTTGTGTAAATCCAAGGACTAGTATTATTTTCCAGCTCTCTAGGTGATTTCAAGGTGTAGTGTTGTTAGTTGAGGGTGCTAaaacagtgcttctcaaatttCAGAGTGCAAATTGACCACCTGgggtcttaaaaaaaagattctgattcagtatgTCTGGGGTGGGGCTTGAAATTTTGCATTAATAACAAGAGCTCAGGTGAGGTTCTCATTTGCTCTTCCACAGACCACTTTTGTGGTAGATGATAAAACACTGGTTTTCAATACCTGGGATGCCTAGGTTTGCCCCAGAGGCAGATGCATTTGGACTGGATTGGGCTCAGGCACTGAGTGTTTTAAAAGCAGTGCAGGTGATTATAATGCAAATCAGAGCTTGAGAACCTCTGTGCTGAAGCTCAAGGTGATTTATCCCATGTAGTTTTTTGTTATCAGTAGCCCCATTGTGGTCCTTTTTGCTCATTCTCCCCCCAACCCTAACCacccatttctctccttttcagaTCCAAGCATCCAAACAAAGTGGGAAGTAGAGTTAGCACTTCATTCTTTTGCTCCTCTCCATCTCTGCTGAGTGGGGAGAAAGTTCAGAATGGAAGTTGGAAGCTCAGGCTTTTGAGAGAGTTCTAGGGGTGATTTCAAAGGAAGGCAGGTGGAGACAGAACAAGGGCGATACCATGGAAAGCTGCCACAGCAAAACTCACCTACATTTTTGGGCCTGGATTTGGGGCAGGGAAAAGAGCAAACCACCCTCCTGAGTCCTAGCACCTGACAACCGAAGCAGTTGCTAAGGATTTTCTCTTCTCAGTAGGTAGGGTGATATGGTTGGTAGAAATGCAAGAGAGACCTCCAGTGGCGAAGCatagatgtgaaaaaaaattttttcccaaaatCATAGAGATCACAAAAGAACCCAGAAATGAGGAATATAAGATGATGTCACACTGGTGACAAAGGATGGGTTACGTGACATACACTGTACCAGGAACTCTTCTATGTGATTTATATACAGCCATTCACTCAATCTCAACATCCCAGTAGGATTGTTAattttattatccttattttacatgTGAGGAAACAAGGCATAAGAGGTTAAAGAGCTTGACCAAATTTACCCAACATAGTAAATGGCTaaactgagatttgaacccaagaATTGTATGGTTAAGAAATCCTGGAACCATTTcaggaaaattggatatccacaaGCAAAAGATTGAAACTGGACTCTGACATTTCTCTCACTTTGTATAAAAGTccactcaaaatgaatcaaaccttaatgtaagacctgaaactctggaaatactagaagaaaacacaggagaaacACTTCAAGATATTGATACAAGCAGTGATTTTCTGCGTTAGACTCCAAAAGCACCAGAGAATAAAGCAaaaatgggatagcatcaaattaaaaagcttctgtacaggaaaggaaacaatcaacaaagtgaagagagaatctatacaatgggagaaaatatatgctAGCTATTCCTCCAACAGAGGTTATTATCCAGAAAacataaagaactccaaaaactcaacaacacacaaataatccaattaaacaTGGACAAATgatctgaagagacacttctcaaaaaaagaaaagaacaagaaatacaaatggccaaacatttatgaaaaaaatgctcaatatcatattagccatcagggaaatgcaaatcacaactacaatgagatatcatgtCACCACAGTTAGGATGGctcttataaaaagaagaatgcaggaaaagaaagggagaaaagggaactcttataCACTATTGGTAGAAATGtgaattagtatagccattatggagaatagtatggaggttcttgaaaaaactaaaaatagatctcTGATCTAGTTATAccacttctaggtatatatctaaaggaaattAAGTCAGCATTCAAAAGAGATTACCTGCATgcctatgtttattgcagcacattCACAGTAGTTAAGATATGGAATCACTTAGGTGGTCATCAAGAGATGAGTGGAAAAAAATATGGTCTAtacacacagtggagtattatccaggcataaaaaaagaatgaaatcctgtcattggtagaaaaatgaatggaactggaggacttcatgttaaatgaaataagtcagatatagaaagacaaatatcacatgttCTTTTTCATATTGGAAAgtaaaactcagaaaaataaataagtaaaacagtcAAGCTGAAAGTAAAAGTTGGTTACTAGGGACTGGGAAAGTTGTGGGGATGGGGGGGGGCCCAAGATAGAAGAAGAGTGAAGGAACATGATCAattcacatgtatatatataggGAAATACCACAGTAAATTccattcatctgtaaaataaaaattaaaaagaacaacaacaacaacaaaaaaaaaaccaaagaatttTATATGGTCCTTAGTCTCTTCCtgtgaaaaatgaagataataatatcTATAATTACAAGGaggcattgaaaaaaaaatcagtgctctAAATTTCCTCTCTAaaagaggaaattaagaaaagtcctcaatttaaaaattgaagcaCTTAAATAGATGCTTACTCTGTGGTTAGTGGTTATTCATATCTAGAAGagaagcttgtgtgtgtgtgtttgtgtgtgtgtgtgtgtgtgtgtgtgcatatatacacacacacatatatatgtatgttttttttaataggtaATTTCTGAATCAAAGGTGGAGGTCCTCAAAGCAGGCAGAGAAAGAAATACAGTGAGAAGACCACATAGGACTGAGAAGTGCAAGGGGCAGGGGGCAATAACAATTTTCTGGAAGCTAAACTCACAATGCTATAATCTTAACTTTTAAGAAAATCTTAAAGTGTAGTAATGAGGAAATAGGGAAGATAATTACTGCACAGCTAAACTTGTTGGTATTATAATAAATGTTCAGAGCAATCTGCTAACTTAAAAGGGATGAAAACAATTCATGTGTCTTTGACTACAGCTTTTAgtctgtaatatttttatttttatctttataaccCCAATGTATCacaggaaaaaatgttttgagtatttttttcatgGATATGGACAACCTTAGTGTTTACATGGGTTGAGATATCCTAGTCAAATAGAGGGTGGACCGGGAGGGGGTTGGTTTAAAAGGGGAACAGGAAACAAACATAGAAAAGCAGGTATATAAATTTCTTGTGGAATAATTATTTTagtggaaaataatttctttctaccCATTGccattaaaacaaagcaaaaggccaatttttctccacattttaaaGACAAACCAGAGGCCACATCTAGCTTCCAGAAATGGGCTGATTTTGAAATAAACTTGGAACAAACATGGGGACACTCTGGAAATAACATAAGGATCAAATGGAACCAGCAGCTCTCTGGGTGTTTCAATACATCAACCATCTTCTAAATGTCAGCTGCCTTGGACTTGGGGATGAGTTTGCCTTACTGTCTTTATGCTCTTTTTCTGGTGAGTATGTCCAGTCacctggctttatttatttatttatttattttttgcaactcacaagaaaaaatatcattttatttaataaccaACTATACACATATTCAAACATACatataactaaaacaatatttactCTTCCTATATGGGAGGCATTGTGAAATATTCTACTCtatgttcttcatttttaaaaaattctggtcACAATTTAGTAAATGGACATTGTAAATCGCTATTACAACCCTTAATTACTTTAGAACATCATCAATGCCGATTTATAATTTGAGGGAAATTTGTAGTCTTCCTCCTTTTTAGAATTAGCCCATAAGAGTACTCTAAGTATTCAGAGGGAGAAAAAAGTTTAATGTAGCCTAATTTCCACATATCCAGCTTGGACATAATATATGTTTTCAATTTGTGTTTAAATCACCTACCTTCCCAGGCCAAAGAGCAGAAAGAATGATTTGCAATCATGTAACACATGTCCCTACAACTGTATTGcacattttattgtcttttttatgtatattatttcatttgaacctcacaacaaccctgtgaggtaggCAGGGGAAATCCCAGGTTCCTTTATAGATAATGAAGATAAGGTCAGTTAAATTACTTTCCCAATTATCATATAGCTAGTAAGAGGTAGAGGCAGAGATAGAATAAAAACCATCAAGTTTCAGATTGGGGGGGTCTTTTCTCTAGAACACATAGAAAGTGTAATCTAACCTTATAAATATATGGgaggctttttgtttttgtttttgattctggggattgaatccaggccttACTCATGCAAAGCATATACTCTACTAacctcaaatatttttaacatttaattctcattttcacATTCTTGATCCAACTTTTTGTAGGCTACAATAAAAGACCTAATTCCAAACTTATTTTGCCAAGTTTATTCTGTCCTACTAAGAAAAACTTATGAccatagaacatatttttttgGAATGCACCATTTTGTTGGCTCTTGTATAAAGGAACATAAGCAACATGAAAGACCCTAATGGTCAAGGAAACTGAAGTCAGAGGAagggatattttttaaagtatattaatgGAGTTGGGTCcctttcagcttttatttttgtgAGAGGGTTCAATGGAGAGCTTTAATGCAGATGACACTTGAAGCTTTTGAAGAGGATCTAAATCTTGATGTGGTTATTCAAACTCAACTCTTGAATGCATAATGATGGTATGGTGGGTCATGGTCTTCAAAAACTTGGTACTTGATGCTGTAGTCCCATCTCCTCAGTAGGCTAAGACAGGAGACTTGCTTATGCCCAGGTCTTTAAGACCAGCCTCTCCCAAAGTGCTAGGATTTGAATGCCACAATACAAATTGATTCATGTTTTTGTCCATTAATGGTCCATGGGTTTCTTTAAATGAAGTCCATGTTAGAGTCCATAGATATCAGTGCTCTGTAAAAACTGCAGGGGATCCAACACTCTCAGACACCATAGACGCCCCGCCCCCCACATGGCTTTAATATAACCTATAGGATGATGTCTCTCATATGTACATTTGGAGGGGAAAgggatgttcatttttttttcagctactTTCTGACCTTGTGACTTTCTGTCTAATAAGTATCTCAGATTTtgtttccccacccccacccccaggtgagCCTGCTGCAAACATTCCCGGGTTCATAATAGCATCACTATTAAACCAGATACTCAAGTCCAAACCCCAGAACCATCTCTCATTCCTCATCTTTCCTTCATGAGTAACTTTGATTAACTTTCCCCAAACCAGTTTGGAATTATCTGTGTCTTCATTTCTTCAACCAACACCTGGACTGGATACAATGTTTCCTCACTGATCAACCACTTTcaactcctcccacccctctacagTATTCCAAGTTGCTGAAGTCACAGGCTTACCATTCAGGACAACTTAGTTTTTGTCCAATGTAACAATTATGTTCTTCAACCTTGGTCTCATCCTTTGATTCCTTCTAGTGACAGTTTTGGGTATCAGGTTGTTACCTCATCCCAATTTGGAAGGTTATCCAACAGAAAAACCAATATCCAAGAAACAAGTGTTGGGGAGAAATAAAGGTTTTATTTAGTGGCCAGAGAATAGAGAAATGGAAGTTTGTGTCACAAATAAACTCTTCAACTCCAGGAAGTTGAGGGGTTACAGATGTAAACATAGAAAaaatgagggagagagacaggctAACAAAAGGGAGGAATATTCATTTTTTGGGAATAGCCACAGATCTTCCAGGAACTTGGCTGCTACCTTTTTTCACTCCTTTTTGTTGATGATGGCTGACAGATACCTTTAGCCTTCAAGGGGGAGAAGAGATGGCTAGGCAAGTCCAGGTCAAGTTAAACTTGTCTTAATAGTTTTGGATATGACATTTCTCAGATGATCAACATGTGCACATGCAAAGCTGAACAGAAAACTGACCCAATGGTTAAGGTGGCAAAAGAGATACAAtatgaaggcagagatgccaagccTTTTCATTCTGTTCCAGTCACCTATTAAATATGTGTAGACCCAAGTGAAGAGTCTGTGCTTTTAGCAAAAGCAGGCTCCAAGTCTCTGGAAAGTAACCTAGGCAACCATTATCATCACAACCCACATGTCAGAGGTGTTATCTACAGCAAAGCTCCTGAGAGATGAATAATGTATTGCCCCGCTGCATAACCACcaaaattcatgatttttaagtCAACGAAGAGCAAGCAAGCTCGagagtttattaatatttttccttagtAATAAGGTCACTTTAATGGAAGAAATGATGCACATgggaaaaaagaagtgaaaatatttgagGGTAATATGTATTACTGCccccccatcacacacacacacacacacacacacacacacactgatgaCCACAGTAATTCACCTTGTGTCTATGGGGAAGCCAGGCTAAGGCTCAGTCCTTTCATTGCCCTCATTGTGGCCCAGGGTGAGGTGGTCAAAGAGGTACTCTGACATGCCATTTCATGGGGCTCTCATTTTGTTACCCAGAATCAACAAATGTTAAACATTTGCATATTCTAAAAAACTAAATGTTTATGTAAAGTTGAAggtgcctttttaaaaacttttttggtaccaggggttgagcccaggcacttaaccactgagctgcatccccaacctgctttttattttgagacagggtctcactaaatcgcgtaggctgacctccaactcgcgatccttctgcctcagcctctagagttactggaattacaggcttgcgcGACCAACCTCCCCCCACCCTTATTTTAATTCTCAATCCCGTTCCCTTAACTTGTCCTCCAGAAGCACCATCTTCTTATACTCAGCAGTGAATAGCTACTAAGAGCCCACTGACATCCTCCCAAGCAATCCTATCCCTCTTGTACACATTGTTTATAAAGGAAGATTGATTTTGTGTTTTCCAGGGGCTCCTGGTATACCTTTCCTCTTTACTCATGGAGATTCTGAGTAGCCTGTGGATGGGACACGGGTGGGCAGAAAGAATCCTGGATACACAAGGATGTGCCCTCATTCTCAAAAGATGAGCGTTTTGCACACacgtgcacgtgcacacacacgcatCAACTGgacacttttatttctttaagaaccAAATAACTTTATTGGAAGTAACAATCAAACGGAAAGGTCCAAACTGAAGGGAACTTGCTGAAAGGGCTACGTGTAGGCCCGGCCTGGGGACTCACCCGGGGGTGGCATGGGCTGGGCACAGTCCTGCTCAGTCGTTCTTGTAGCTGCGGCCCAGGGTGAGCCTGTCAAAGAGGATCTCGGCCATAGGGTCTTCCAGGGTCTGAATCCTGCGCAGGTTGGTCAGGTAGCCGGCCAGCTCGCGGATGATGAGGACCTGCTGGTGCAGATAGTGGCGCTGCAGGAACTGGCGGAGGTGGGGGTCGCCCCTCTCGGCGGCCAGGTGGTGCAGCTCCAGGAGGCCCTGGTTGACGTCCTTCTCCAGGTGGAAGGCGCACTCCATGGCCTGGAGGCCGCTGTGCCAGTCGTCGTGGCCGGGCTTGGTGGTTTCGTGGAGGCGAACACCGCCGTCGTGCTGGTTCTGCAGCTCCAGCAGCTTCTTGGCGCAGACCTTCCACTCTTGGGAGCGGCTCAGGAAGAAACTGGCGACGTGCTGCAAGGCCACGTCGTGGCGATCGCAGAAGAAGGCCACAGATAGGTACACGTAGGAGGTGTACAACTGCAGTTGGATTTGGCTGTTGACGTTGGCATCGAAGTTGGGGTGATAGTTGAGGAGCGCCTGTGAGGGCTCGGAGTAGGCCATGGCGGATGCCGGTGCGGGTGCGGGTGGCGCGGGCACGAAGTCGAAGACGGCGCGGTAACACTGACAGCAGACAGTGAAGTCGGCAGCTGCGCTGGCCGCGGCAGCGGTTGGGTCTTCTGGGCGCCCCCAGGATTGGTGAGGAAGGTGCGGCTGGCAAAAAAATAGGCTCGGGACCCGGGAGGGTCACCGTTAGGTGGACCTGAGGAGAAATGGAAGAGGAAAATGGCGGCTGGAAGTGAGCAATAGCAGATGTGGGCCTAGAAATGGCTGCCACTGGGCGGAAATCCGTTGAGGGAAGGTCAGGGGTCAGTGACCAGTGGCTGGGGCCGCCAGCACCTAGTTCCGTCCGCAAACTAGCCAGTGTGAGCTAAcctataatatttctaaaaggtACTTATGAATATAAGGACAAGCTTCTTGTGTCAATCACCTGAACATTTTCTTAAAGCAACTCATTGGAATATTGTCCAAATGTGATTGATAAAACTGTAGTACTTTTTGTGGTGTCCTTAGTTAATATCATAAACCTCTATTTAAATGGCATCTCTCTTTAGTGATTTCAAAGTTTATACTAATAATGACCCTTTTGAGGGAGGGGTTAGGTGTCAGTGGTCAGAGGCCAAGGCTTGGTACTGAGTTCCATCAGCAACCCAGGTGTCTTCACAATGTCTAttctccattgaatttttaattttgcaataaCATTTCTAGCATTCAAGGACTTTCTCTTGTCTTCTGTTGTTTCCTTCTATAACAATGTGCTCTCTTTTTATAAACTTCCTGTCTTCCTTATAATTCTGAGAATACGAATTTTAATTTTGGCAAagttctcttctgtttcttttattataCCTGTTTATTTCCTTCAGcattagttttatttgtttctggTAGTCTCCTCTTCATTCCCTGAAATAGCTGGCCAacctttgtttattcatttgtgggAATCAAGGACCTTTTGGATTTGCCCTAGGGAATTAGCATGACTCTGATCCACAGTTGTGAAGTCTTGGGAGGTCCACTTCACTA
This sequence is a window from Ictidomys tridecemlineatus isolate mIctTri1 chromosome X, mIctTri1.hap1, whole genome shotgun sequence. Protein-coding genes within it:
- the LOC101968723 gene encoding ferritin heavy chain, with the protein product MAYSEPSQALLNYHPNFDANVNSQIQLQLYTSYVYLSVAFFCDRHDVALQHVASFFLSRSQEWKVCAKKLLELQNQHDGGVRLHETTKPGHDDWHSGLQAMECAFHLEKDVNQGLLELHHLAAERGDPHLRQFLQRHYLHQQVLIIRELAGYLTNLRRIQTLEDPMAEILFDRLTLGRSYKND